In Parafrankia irregularis, one genomic interval encodes:
- a CDS encoding NADP-dependent oxidoreductase produces MPVSSRAWHLAARPIGEPKPTDFVSVTTTVADPGPGYILVRNDWLSVDPYMRGRMDEGESYIPQFELGEAMTGHAVGTVVASGADNVPVGSTVSHFLGWREYALLPAGVEVLDTRLAPAQAYLGVLGMTGLTAYAGLTHIAPVRQGDVVFVSAAAGAVGSVAGQIARRLGAAKVIGSAGGPGKARRLVEDFGYDIGLDYRAGDLPGQLTKAAPEGIDVYFDNVGGDHLQAALGTMNQHGRIALCGAISIYNNAEPPPGPSNLPLAIGKRITLRGMNVGDHYDIATDYIQQATDWLQDGSLRTAETILEGIDKTVEAFLAMMRGANTGKTLVHLP; encoded by the coding sequence ATGCCCGTCTCCAGCCGTGCCTGGCATCTCGCCGCCCGCCCGATCGGCGAACCCAAACCGACCGACTTCGTGTCCGTCACCACCACGGTCGCCGACCCCGGACCGGGTTACATCCTCGTCCGCAACGACTGGCTGTCCGTCGACCCGTACATGCGCGGGCGCATGGACGAAGGTGAGTCCTACATCCCACAGTTCGAGCTAGGCGAGGCAATGACCGGCCACGCGGTCGGGACCGTTGTCGCCTCCGGAGCCGACAACGTGCCGGTCGGGTCAACCGTGTCGCACTTCCTGGGCTGGCGCGAGTACGCGCTGCTCCCCGCCGGCGTCGAGGTGCTCGATACCCGGCTCGCCCCCGCCCAGGCCTACCTTGGCGTGCTGGGTATGACCGGGCTCACCGCCTACGCCGGCCTCACCCACATCGCCCCGGTCCGACAAGGCGACGTCGTCTTCGTCTCCGCCGCCGCGGGCGCAGTCGGGTCAGTCGCGGGCCAGATCGCCAGGCGCCTGGGCGCTGCCAAGGTCATCGGCTCGGCCGGCGGCCCCGGCAAGGCCCGGCGCCTCGTCGAGGACTTCGGCTACGACATCGGGCTCGACTACCGGGCAGGCGACCTACCCGGCCAGCTCACCAAGGCCGCACCCGAAGGCATCGACGTCTACTTCGACAACGTCGGCGGCGACCACCTCCAAGCCGCGCTCGGCACGATGAACCAGCACGGGCGCATCGCCCTGTGCGGTGCGATCTCCATCTACAACAACGCCGAACCCCCACCCGGCCCGAGCAACCTGCCGCTTGCCATCGGTAAACGCATCACCCTGCGCGGCATGAACGTCGGCGACCACTACGACATCGCCACCGACTACATCCAACAGGCCACCGACTGGTTGCAAGACGGCTCGCTGCGTACCGCAGAGACCATCCTCGAAGGCATCGACAAAACCGTCGAAGCCTTCCTGGCCATGATGCGCGGCGCTAATACCGGCAAGACACTCGTCCACCTTCCGTAA
- a CDS encoding nitroreductase/quinone reductase family protein, producing MTDCNLLAHPLVEVREGAITRTLHAREVSGAAKTELWKTADTAWPHFPEHCARTDREPPMFLLGSR from the coding sequence ATGACGGACTGCAACCTGCTCGCGCACCCGCTCGTCGAGGTGCGCGAGGGTGCCATCACCCGCACCCTGCACGCGCGCGAGGTATCCGGCGCCGCGAAGACGGAACTGTGGAAGACGGCCGACACGGCCTGGCCGCATTTCCCCGAACACTGCGCCCGCACCGACCGGGAGCCGCCGATGTTCCTCCTGGGCTCCCGCTGA